The proteins below come from a single Stomoxys calcitrans chromosome 1, idStoCalc2.1, whole genome shotgun sequence genomic window:
- the LOC131994168 gene encoding uncharacterized protein LOC131994168, which produces MEELVDKAESPSYKQVNLWSDGDTRMLLDLYAKYLPQIGPLGKFRNKKEMWSKVAEEVGNKSAKQCEERYKTLLRRKKLAVENNNMSGSKRQKIYFEEEPFQICNLDDSIEPEIQISSQKIIKREQRDILASTSTSKKKQSVQDTLLEIAKLNEEAKERRHREKMEAIKDMKQSLERLFQQK; this is translated from the exons ATGGAAGAATTAGTGGACAAAGCAGAAAGTCCAAGTTACAAGCAAGTTAATT TGTGGTCTGACGGCGACACCAGAATGCTGCTGGACTTATACGCCAAGTATTTGCCCCAAATTGGCCCCTTAGGGaaatttagaaataaaaaagaaatgtgGTCAAAAGTTGCGGAGGAGGTTGGAAATAAAAGTGCAAAACAGTGCGAAGAGCGCTATAAAACTCTTTTAAGACGGAAAAAATTGGCGGTGGAAAACAATAACATGTCGGGCTCAAAGAGGcaaaaaatttactttgaaGAAGAGCCGTTCCAAATTTGCAATCTAGATGATTCAATTGAGCCGGAGATTCAAATAAGCAGCCAAAAAATTATTAAGCGGGAGCAGCGTGATATATTGGCAAGTACTTCCACGTCAAAGAAAAAGCAAAGTGTGCAGGATACTCTGCTTGAAATTGCAAAGCTTAATGAAGAGGCAAAAGAAAGGCGCCATAGAGAGAAAATGGAAGCGATTAAAGACATGAAGCAAAGTTTGGAGAGATTATTCCAACAAAAATGA